The genomic segment CTAGAAAagttcaaaatgtcaaaatctatgtacatgtatccccAAGGTGACTTCAACTGACTTGGCATGTGTTTAAATTTTCCCCACAACAATGGCCTGTTACCTTACCAAGTCATTCCCTCAAGTTACTAACTTGTTTCCTCTGCTACCAAGTAAAGACAATTTATGCAaatggaaaaatgaaaatgatagttATGCAATATTTGTAAAGATCCAGAAACCACTATTCATCTTTTTACCTGCCAAGTggtaacagtttttttttattgtttctaaaTTAATAGATGCTTTTTTCTATGTAAAGgttgtttttaatgaaaaactTATCCTCATAGGTCatgaaatagaagaaaaaaaaacggaaatGAATGTTGTTaatcttattttgatttttttacaatttgtaatctatacaaattatatcagaaaatgttttagaaaCGAAAAACATCAGACTTATGctctttatttcatgaaagacCTAAAGGtagaaattcaaaattattaaaaaagaaaatgcaatCACGAGAGAGTTGATTTAAAACAGGTTTTAAAGGTTCTTTCAATCCTTTATTTCCTGTTTCATGTCTtgttataattaataataataataatgataaataataataatggtatatttacccagggtagccacttcggTTCCAagaactgttctcccagcgggccctgctattttatttatgtgttTTTCTGTTTGTGACTTTTGTATATAATGATTGTAAATATTATATGAACATATAATGTCCCTCTTATGatgattaaagagaaaaaaaaaacttgtttcctCTGCTTCACTTATGAACATATTCATAACTCAAGGGAAGGACTTGTAACTTGTGGAAAAGGTTACATGTTGAGGGTAAAAGTTTATACTGAGGGAATGATTTAGTAAGTCGAGGGAACTAGTTATAATTTAAAAACATGTCATGCCACATCAGGGGCTTTGCAAAAAATCAGCATGAATGGCCAGCTATTGATATTCTTTGCAAATCTGAAACCGTAACAAATGCATATGCTTGTGCACATCATAACCAATAATTTAAAATGAGAATTGATTGTGCCTGCCAAAGACATGGATATTACAGGTGACTTGATGTTTTCTTTCCACATAATTAAATATAGtagaaactattttttttctttgattttaacATGAATTTGCTTGTCTTTCCAGCCTTTGTGTGGCTGTAAAGTGTTGTCTTTCtaaatgaagaaatattgttcaatttcaattttcttagtCATGATCAGGCATGAAAATtgggtatgaaaaaaaaagctgaaaggGTTTTGGAAATGTCGTTGACAAGACGGTGGGCAAAGCCCACCGGGCGAGCCGCTCGCTGCTAACGGGTGGGGTCCAGGGGGCAACGCCCCCTTAAGCTCCTgggttttatcaattttacaaCTCCAAAAACCTGTTTGAGTTGAATGATTGTAATGAAGTATTTATATGGATTTTTTGtccaaaattcaattaaaaaaaactaaaaaatactaaaaaatagCAATAGCACTTccctggttaaaaaaaaattgattttttttttttttttttttttttttttggggggggggggaattcagCAAACAAAAAAACGCGGAAATCCGCGGAAACGCGGAGAATTGTCATGCCTGCATGATGTGAACAGTGTACAATGGTTTGGGTGGAATTAAATTGGATGTactccctgatttttttttgccctttttttttaacagaaacaaaatatgaaactaAAATTACAGCACTCGTACAAAGCCAGAATTCCATGACAAAAAAGGCGATGGAGATGTATTATCACAAACTAGCTACTGTGTGCATGAGCAAGTTCACTgcttattcatctatttattgaaGGCAGCACAACTATGTACAACTTCAAATTTAGATTTGGATGGACAGTGCATTTCCCCTTGCGCCCTCTCTCTCTCGAACGAATTAATAAGAAGCACAATATATGAGGATTCCCACAAttaggggagcatttcatgaaaggccattttttttaaggacAGTCACCAGAGTAACAGACACCAGTGCTTGTTAGCCAATTACGGGTGGAAAATTGACAGAagtttgttatttttcatccaagttcaatttcatttttaaccaTCGTGCTCCTTCAATATTACTTTTTCAACTTTTCTGATCTCAGAATTTACAGTCAGATGCAAATCATGCAATCGATCTttaaatgagcaaaatgatACCAAACTATTGTTTTTTAGGTCTTCCAGACCAGTGCAAGTTTGAATCAATTTCTATCCGTTCCTGTGGAATTCTAGAATGTGTTAATGCCTacttcaaaaattaaaaattgaaattctggAGCTTCACAAAGTTTTACAGAGAGGGGGAAGTACTGGTAGTGAGAATAAACTCGAATATCTGCATTCATCAGAGAAAACCCAAATGTAGATTGAACCTGTTATAAATTTGCCTACAATGAAATTGGAAATATATGCCagataaaatcaaacatttaacATCTTTATTCTTGAGGATCTACACAGTGAAGCATATCCCagaaatattctgaaaatgcgaGAATGAGCCGTATAAATGACCTAACAGAAGCTGTAAGGCTGCTCACATTTTAAAGGCATATAGTACTCTCTtttagaaaatttgaaattattcacaaaacattCAAAAGCTcatgcagcagcagcagtacattcaaaataaatatttctttgtagatacttaaatcaaaattttaaaatatgtacatgGATAAAAACACAGTACTCAATGCAAGTTGAAGGAGTTTTCTTGTAGGTCCTACTAAGACATTTTCCCCTACATGTGAAAATATATCACTTCTTGGTGGTGTTCcttaaagctgtttgtaagacaCTGGCGTATGACTGATGACATGTTCTTGGTTATCAAATCAGATTTTCAGATCAATTTTATTCCCATTAGCTTCAAGTATAATGTGATCTTTATAGATTAAATTCTTGTTGCTAAAGCCCAGCGCACAATATGCGATCCGATGCGAcgcaatttttaaaataaaaagttccaagaagtaaaactattttatttgaagtttggCATAATGctaggaataataaaatcacaattttgctttgcggcaagccctgttATCCAgatcggcttcaagtcgcagccgatgttgacgtcattacgatttggaatttaatttgctttcattcttacagggaggctcgaactagactgaattttgatttcagtagtcctaccactattctgaactctgatcgcTAAGATTCCATTGGTTGGAatcttcatatcaaatgttattacaatatCTTTGAAATTTAGATCACAATGGATCGCAGAATGTGCGCAGGGCTTAACAAGCAGCCGAATCAGAATTATGATTCGGCAAAAGTCAAAATATAGCAAATTGGCTACCATTGCGTAAAACGAGAACAGGACATCATTCATGTGTAAAATTAGTGCATGACTAATAACTTATCAACAGCTTTTGGAAGCAATCCCTGGTATTGGCTTTTGAGATACCAATTGAACTTAAGTTTACCAATGAAACTTGATCATCTAAGATATACTCCACTGAGACTCACTCTGTGTATATCTCAAAGTCTCTAGATCAAatagacatttttttatttggaacaTTTTCCTGACTTTGTTCCTACAGCAAGGCTTACATCCTAGCATAGATATATTTGGCACATAGTTTTAAACGACACTGAATTATTTAAAATACAGTGTACAGTGTTTGAGTTTGGTGTTGAGAATCAGGTGACTGAACTGAGCTAAAAAACAACTTTTGGGTTAGAATGATGGTGTTATTGATAGCTCAACAATAACTTAAAGAGATGTTTATTCATTACAAGCCTGGGTTCAAGTTTGGGATGTATAGATATTGTACATTTTCCCACAACACAAACAGCATAATTTATCCAAGGCCAAAGCCTAAGTAAAAGAGTAGGAGACATGTTATAACAATTTCTCGCTTTTACAGGTGCCTGTCAGCAATAAAGTGTAAATAAAATCTGATTATGTAGTGCTTACTCATGATCCAAGTCAATGAGAAAAATTGATTAAAGTAAAAATGTTAGGAAttcatatgtaaaaaaaaaacactcaaaaaaaaaaagttgaaaatgtaaaaactacatgtatacagagAAGCACATAATCTTTTAAAATTTATACAATTGTCAATATTTACACACAAATTTCCAATGTTGAATACAGTACCAGGAATGAAGGCAGAGTTCTGAATTGTCAAGTGCATCACATAGATAACGGTCAATCTCCTTCCATTTGATCTGTGTCCAAGATAGGAGAGTCAATAAGGTTCTTATAGCTGGGTCAATGACCAGTTGTGATTGAGGAAGATGAGTGGTGCTATAACTTCAGTTTCCAAAACAGCCCTCTTCAAATCCAGCATGGTTGCTCCGGCCATGATGTCACTCATAGGCTGGGCAATGGCAGGCATACAAAGAAACTGCTTGGCCAGCTTGACAAGGTTTGGAAACCTGCTCCTGTTGACCCTCCACCAGTCCAACGGACAGGAGTCGTGCCTCAGAGCAGGAAAGTCCATGTAGCTGTTGATCTCACTGTCGATATCTAGCTTGTCTGGAACACCTTCCTCTTCTCCATTACCAAACAAGCACAAGAACGGGGATGATTCCTTTGAATCACCCGACTGGTTATTTCCACCTTCTCCATCGGCAACACCCGGACTGGCCAGCATGACACTTTTGAGCGCAAGTAGGACATCCACCTTGTCCTCCTCGGCGATGAACTTCAGCTTCTTGAAGCGGGGATCGAGCAATGCAGCAAGCATAGGCACGGACGAGGGCAGGATGGCGGTCAGGTCCCATTTGCTTCTGGTCTCCCTACCTATGGTCTTCAAGAACCTTTCCATGGGTGAGTTTGGCCCATGACTGGAATCCTCACAGTGCTGAAGAATACTGTGGACCACAGGAAGAAGACATGAAACAGATCCAGTCCTGTCCTTGCTCATGACTGCCAGAGCAGCCCTCAGGATTTGAAGTGAGCTAACAAGCTTCTCTGCCAACCTCCATTGCGGTTCACCGAGAAGCAATTCCTCACTCTTTGGATCAAGACCACAAACTCTCTCTACAACAGGTCTGAGGGCCATCAACTGTGGAagtagaaaaaaagaggaaggagtaataattcattttaataaaaaaactcTTTAGAGTAACAGTTCAGATATGATTTCAGCACattaattttttcaaagagaaTGTTTTGATATAAAATGCAATATTGAGGGAAAAGAATCTTTGAggaaaatcaattcaatttaaatccACTTTATTCTTGATAATCAAGTTAAAAGCTCCTGACATTGTACATTCATCATTAAAAGGAAAGGACAGCAAAAAGTATACACTTGAAAAATGTacttcaaatatgaaaaaagtattttttttcttgaatttgttCAAAGGAATCTTTGATTTCAATTGTGGTATTACGTTGAAATGGCCAGTACAAAAAGTAAAACAGATAGTGAGAAAATCATAACAATGAAAGATGAAATAGAACCTTATGGATCaagtaatttcatttaataattcatcattgggaaagtattttgtttttctggGGTGTATCAAATTACCTTGAAGAGCATCTCAGATGTGGCAATCCAACTACCTCTATGATCTTGCACCAGATCAATCATCAGTTTACCAGGATCACTCTCCTTCAGCTCCTGCAGTAGTCTGTTGGCCTCCTCATCAAAGATGAGGTAGCTCACCAGTTTACCTGCCCGCTCTACCACGGCCCTCACCTCAGGAACTTTGAACGCTTCCAGGACACACATCTCGAGCTTCTCTGCTGCACAACCCATAGACTCACAGACCAACGTAGCCCCAACTTCCATGGCGGTTGGCTTCATCATCCCTTGCCGGTTGAGGATTGCCACCAGGTGCTCTGATGGCAAGCCGTACTGGAACATTAGATCATTAATGTACAGGCAGATCTCATTGTTGTTGGTTTCAGCCCTTGAAACATGCTCAGTGCCTAGGACATAGCTTTTGCGCTCCCACTGATTTGTTAAGTAGTGAATGCGGACCGTTGTATACAGCTCCTGGTCACTGCCGCTCCAAAGGTCATACACAAGAGAAAAGTAGCCTACTTCTTCAGCCAGAATTTCTTTCAGTTGTATCTGCACGGATGAATATAATGGGCAAATAAAGCTCTAAATATATGCATAATAGTCCATTTCAAGAATTGTGGcactttaaaagaaatttaggTGTAAAGATATTTGGTAAGTATAATCACCATCTAGGTAATGAAGAAAAGACACATAATCTGTCAAATTATGTTATTATTCCCGCCTTTCCatctttaatatcattttcattacataaaaGTGAAATGTATATTATTTACATACACTTTGTATACGGGTGTGTACATATGATCATAATCACTCTTGAGCAATTTTCATgcggaattaagaaaaaattggAAACAATTGTATTCTCATGTTTTGCTCTAATGAAACAAAATGCAAATTCACTTGGCACCACTTGTGAACAGTGATGATGTGCTTCATTATTTTCAGTCATTTCACATACATGACCCTTTATCTGTCAATATTTGTGATCGGCAAGTATTCAAATCCAGATTGGGTTATAATTAGCTATTATCTGACAAACAAAGAGATTCTAATTGAATATAAAGAATGTTTGGAAATATTTAATCAACAGGTTCATGAATTGGTATAGAGGGAATTAGTGACAAAAATTGCATATTAATAGACTAGAATTCATGCACATGGCAGCTTATATTCCAATCCAAGTTGATTTTCAAACATATAAATCAACAAGTAAGTTAAAAACTGAAATCATCAAAATTGCAATGATGTagataaaataatatgaaatttataaATTTCACAATTTGCACAAAACTTTAATGTGATCATGGATTTAGGCTGTAGGCAAATGAGGATAAGCTGATGTTTACACATTCACAATTTCTTTGGTATTtgatcataaaaaatatttgatttttattttcatccaatATCGTTTGATTAATGGAAAATGTAAAATCATGATTTATTGTGATTTGTGGATACTCTATAATAATTCGAGAAATTGATACAAAAATGGATGACATCACCTGCTCTACTATTTGCATACAGGCC from the Lytechinus pictus isolate F3 Inbred chromosome 1, Lp3.0, whole genome shotgun sequence genome contains:
- the LOC129261993 gene encoding uncharacterized protein LOC129261993; this encodes MTPIDEQRVAPVRIRFVRDCCMIQAVLPSDFHQESITFYSYLQQPLISRSLEMKRSSPQAGRSGKILSPRSSVWQFMELNRETRRARCRFCEKILAYTGGTTNLRYHLTAAHSMEEFEVIGPSAKIFKPGGRTPGSGKKKIPKLKDHPSTSRTSAIKDLKKTPTKLTPVPEEMPNTPPSTSSEHLTMPSLSPIKANIQKQKMDEGEMVIAPKLLHMMAQSLQPLSFIYSEGFRSYMRSIEPVHKIPRKQKLLNNLIVMYEETKIQLKEILAEEVGYFSLVYDLWSGSDQELYTTVRIHYLTNQWERKSYVLGTEHVSRAETNNNEICLYINDLMFQYGLPSEHLVAILNRQGMMKPTAMEVGATLVCESMGCAAEKLEMCVLEAFKVPEVRAVVERAGKLVSYLIFDEEANRLLQELKESDPGKLMIDLVQDHRGSWIATSEMLFKLMALRPVVERVCGLDPKSEELLLGEPQWRLAEKLVSSLQILRAALAVMSKDRTGSVSCLLPVVHSILQHCEDSSHGPNSPMERFLKTIGRETRSKWDLTAILPSSVPMLAALLDPRFKKLKFIAEEDKVDVLLALKSVMLASPGVADGEGGNNQSGDSKESSPFLCLFGNGEEEGVPDKLDIDSEINSYMDFPALRHDSCPLDWWRVNRSRFPNLVKLAKQFLCMPAIAQPMSDIMAGATMLDLKRAVLETEVIAPLIFLNHNWSLTQL